A region of Corynebacterium glucuronolyticum DSM 44120 DNA encodes the following proteins:
- a CDS encoding aldose epimerase — protein MTDLKTDAGTNDHTENMGSTTGCSGNSTAANSSCARRELVLTAGDYEARINHVGASLRSLTYKGHPLTDTYPLADTTTVGDGGEATGDESGNIPFCAGIVLAPWPNRVRDGRFDFRGETHQLDLTEPERSNAIHGLVGFCPWEEAVSAAELETEASGIADDNADTGDVSRCAAAAGELCRHIAPTKGWPWAMTVTASFKLRKDSGLAATYRLVNDSEETIPVAFGVHTYLNAWGTPIDECTAFVPVTDCLPLDSERNLPLEPLRLVPLAECTDTSNGTQDLPREETDWPSATARLPESLSFDSGQQMQGVWLDHAFVDARKATADRTIRLVHSSGKGVEMTASPTLPWFQIFTADPDHGQGFPGRGRALAVEPMSAPPDALRSGIGLVELPPGRSVAYTITFRALTGD, from the coding sequence ATGACTGACCTGAAAACCGATGCTGGAACGAACGACCATACCGAGAACATGGGGTCGACCACAGGCTGCAGCGGGAACTCCACCGCTGCCAATTCCAGCTGTGCCAGAAGAGAATTAGTGCTCACGGCGGGGGATTATGAGGCACGGATCAATCACGTTGGAGCCTCTTTAAGAAGCCTGACCTACAAGGGGCACCCCCTGACAGATACGTATCCCTTAGCAGATACGACAACCGTCGGCGACGGGGGAGAGGCCACAGGCGACGAATCGGGAAACATCCCATTTTGTGCCGGGATCGTCCTTGCTCCGTGGCCAAATCGAGTCCGCGACGGGCGCTTCGATTTTCGCGGAGAGACCCACCAGCTGGATCTCACGGAGCCAGAGAGATCTAACGCGATCCATGGACTTGTTGGATTTTGCCCCTGGGAAGAGGCAGTAAGTGCAGCTGAGCTAGAAACAGAAGCATCCGGAATTGCGGACGATAACGCAGACACCGGCGATGTATCCCGTTGCGCTGCAGCCGCCGGCGAGCTTTGTCGACACATCGCTCCGACAAAAGGGTGGCCGTGGGCAATGACTGTTACCGCCAGTTTCAAACTCCGCAAGGATAGTGGCCTAGCCGCGACATACCGGCTGGTTAACGACTCCGAGGAGACAATTCCGGTGGCCTTCGGCGTGCACACCTATCTCAACGCGTGGGGGACTCCCATCGATGAGTGCACAGCTTTTGTGCCGGTCACCGACTGTTTGCCACTCGACAGCGAACGTAACCTGCCCCTGGAGCCACTGCGCCTGGTACCACTTGCAGAATGCACCGACACAAGTAACGGAACGCAGGACCTGCCCCGCGAGGAGACAGACTGGCCGAGCGCTACAGCCCGTCTGCCCGAGAGTCTGTCCTTTGACTCGGGTCAGCAAATGCAGGGGGTGTGGCTGGACCACGCGTTCGTCGACGCGCGAAAAGCTACCGCAGACCGGACAATCCGTCTCGTCCACAGTAGTGGCAAGGGCGTGGAGATGACCGCAAGCCCAACACTTCCCTGGTTCCAGATCTTTACTGCTGACCCCGATCATGGGCAGGGATTCCCCGGTCGGGGGAGAGCTCTTGCCGTGGAACCCATGTCCGCCCCGCCAGACGCATTGCGCTCCGGAATCGGTTTGGTCGAGTTACCACCAGGGCGGTCTGTCGCCTACACCATCACGTTTCGTGCATTGACCGGTGACTAG
- a CDS encoding sodium:solute symporter family protein: protein MEQAASVLRLDASWVDYTLVAIYFVFVLGIGLAARRKVSTSIDFFLAGRGLPAWVTGLAFISANLGAVEIIGMSANGVEYGFQTMHYFWIGAVPAMVFLGIVMMPFYYGSRVRSVPEFMRKRFGPAAHLVNAISFALAQLLIAGINLLLLAKVVNSLLGWDMWITLLVAALIVLSYITLGGLSAAIYNEVIQFFVIVAALLPLTVIGMKHVGGWSGLKEQLASESHFHTWPGMDISGFDSPFWSVVGIVFGLGFVLSFGYWTTNFVEVQRSMAADSMSAARKTPIIGAFPKMFIPFIVVLPGMVAASIVTPIREGSAQPNDAVLYLMRDLLPNGLLGVAIAGLLAAFMAGMAANISAFNTVLSYDIWQTYVVKDRDDDYYLRVGRIATIAATLIAIGTAMIANNFGNVMDYLQTLFGFFNAPLFATFLLGMFWKRMTPAAGWTGLVSGTAAAVIYWYISSFTGAEASFFNLPGQGTAFIAASLAFAVDIAVSVVVTVFTKPKADHELVGLVSSVTPKEFLRDPIEATLPWYKQTVPLGIACLVLVIALNVVFA from the coding sequence ATGGAACAGGCAGCGTCGGTATTGCGACTTGATGCCTCCTGGGTGGACTACACGCTCGTAGCCATCTACTTTGTTTTCGTACTGGGAATTGGCCTCGCCGCGCGGCGCAAGGTCTCAACCTCTATTGACTTTTTCCTGGCTGGTCGTGGACTACCGGCTTGGGTAACCGGCCTCGCGTTCATCTCCGCGAACTTGGGTGCCGTGGAAATCATCGGTATGTCTGCCAACGGCGTGGAATACGGCTTCCAGACGATGCACTACTTCTGGATCGGGGCGGTGCCAGCCATGGTATTCCTCGGCATCGTCATGATGCCGTTCTACTACGGCTCGCGCGTGCGTTCGGTTCCAGAATTCATGCGCAAGCGGTTCGGACCTGCGGCGCACCTCGTTAACGCGATCTCCTTCGCGTTGGCACAGCTGCTCATCGCCGGTATTAATCTGCTCCTACTAGCCAAAGTAGTTAACTCCCTGTTGGGCTGGGACATGTGGATTACTCTCCTCGTCGCGGCACTGATTGTGCTGAGCTACATCACCCTCGGTGGTCTCAGCGCCGCCATTTACAACGAGGTCATTCAGTTCTTTGTCATCGTTGCAGCACTCCTGCCACTCACCGTCATCGGAATGAAGCACGTCGGGGGCTGGAGCGGACTGAAAGAACAGCTTGCTTCCGAAAGTCACTTCCACACATGGCCTGGCATGGACATCTCCGGTTTTGACTCGCCTTTCTGGTCCGTCGTCGGCATTGTTTTTGGCCTTGGATTTGTGCTCTCCTTCGGATACTGGACCACGAACTTTGTCGAGGTCCAGCGGTCCATGGCCGCCGACTCAATGTCAGCAGCGCGGAAGACACCAATCATAGGCGCCTTCCCCAAAATGTTCATCCCCTTCATTGTTGTTCTACCTGGCATGGTGGCGGCATCTATTGTCACGCCGATCCGCGAGGGATCCGCGCAGCCAAACGATGCCGTCCTCTATCTCATGCGTGATCTCCTGCCCAATGGACTTCTTGGGGTAGCGATCGCGGGACTCCTTGCAGCCTTCATGGCAGGCATGGCCGCGAACATTTCCGCCTTTAACACGGTGCTGAGCTACGACATTTGGCAAACCTACGTGGTTAAAGACCGCGACGATGACTATTACCTCCGCGTTGGCAGAATCGCGACTATCGCTGCGACATTAATCGCAATTGGCACTGCCATGATTGCCAACAATTTTGGGAATGTCATGGACTACCTGCAGACACTGTTCGGGTTCTTCAACGCCCCTCTCTTTGCGACATTCCTCCTCGGCATGTTTTGGAAACGCATGACACCAGCCGCCGGTTGGACCGGTCTCGTCAGTGGCACCGCAGCGGCAGTTATCTACTGGTACATCTCCTCCTTTACGGGAGCAGAGGCTTCTTTCTTCAATCTCCCCGGACAGGGCACAGCCTTTATCGCTGCCTCACTGGCTTTCGCTGTGGACATCGCTGTCAGTGTGGTTGTGACAGTCTTCACTAAGCCGAAGGCAGACCACGAGCTGGTTGGCCTTGTTTCCTCAGTTACTCCGAAGGAGTTTCTCCGGGACCCGATCGAGGCCACTCTTCCCTGGTACAAGCAAACCGTCCCGCTAGGAATAGCGTGCCTAGTTCTCGTCATCGCTCTCAACGTAGTGTTCGCGTAA
- the galT gene encoding galactose-1-phosphate uridylyltransferase, whose protein sequence is MSVNGSHPLKITRTQLSDGRELLFFDDSPKALSGEVTRNTEDHRGLPETHTDSEMRRDPLTGRWVVFAAHRMNRTFLPPANENPLAPTKEGALPTEVPAEDYDVVVFENRFPSFSLHMDVPEDYADYADEGELVPRRPARARCEVVCFAPNPSVSFKDLSEHRIRTIIEVWTHRTAALSTIDGVQTVFPFENRGEEIGVTLQHPHGQIYSYPFLPPRISDIMCQIERTPTLFEDMLNSELADGRRIVTETESFVAFVPAAAKWPLEVMVMPRRQVADFTELNDTEKDELTGLLKSLYTAVDNFFDGVEKTPYIAAWNQAPVQHPDRDKFRMHLQLFSLMRSPHRMKFLASSESAMGVWINDTTPEIIAETLRKVW, encoded by the coding sequence ATGAGTGTTAACGGCAGTCATCCCCTGAAGATCACGAGGACTCAGCTTTCCGACGGGCGGGAGTTACTGTTTTTTGATGACTCACCGAAGGCTCTATCGGGGGAAGTAACTAGGAACACCGAGGACCACCGGGGCCTGCCGGAGACTCACACGGACTCGGAAATGCGCAGGGATCCGCTTACCGGGAGATGGGTTGTTTTTGCTGCGCACCGGATGAATCGTACGTTCCTTCCACCTGCCAACGAAAACCCCCTCGCACCGACGAAGGAGGGTGCACTCCCGACCGAAGTCCCGGCAGAGGACTACGACGTGGTCGTGTTCGAAAACCGCTTTCCCTCTTTCTCCCTGCACATGGATGTTCCGGAAGATTATGCGGATTACGCAGATGAAGGGGAACTCGTTCCACGTCGGCCAGCTCGAGCCCGCTGCGAGGTCGTATGTTTCGCACCAAACCCGAGCGTCTCGTTCAAGGACTTGTCAGAGCATCGCATTCGCACAATAATCGAGGTGTGGACTCACCGTACAGCAGCGTTAAGCACGATCGATGGTGTCCAAACCGTTTTCCCGTTCGAAAATAGGGGCGAGGAGATCGGTGTTACGCTCCAGCATCCTCACGGACAGATCTACTCCTATCCGTTTCTTCCACCACGTATCTCGGACATCATGTGCCAAATCGAACGCACTCCTACGTTGTTCGAAGATATGCTGAATTCCGAGCTAGCCGACGGCCGGCGGATCGTGACAGAAACAGAGTCCTTTGTTGCATTCGTTCCAGCTGCAGCCAAATGGCCACTGGAAGTGATGGTGATGCCCCGCCGGCAGGTCGCTGATTTCACCGAACTTAACGACACCGAGAAGGATGAGCTCACAGGCCTACTGAAGAGCCTGTACACGGCCGTAGACAATTTCTTCGACGGCGTAGAAAAGACCCCCTATATCGCGGCCTGGAATCAGGCGCCTGTTCAGCATCCTGACCGCGACAAATTCCGCATGCACCTGCAATTGTTTTCGCTGATGCGTTCGCCGCACCGGATGAAATTCCTCGCGTCGAGCGAATCGGCCATGGGTGTGTGGATCAACGATACGACTCCAGAAATCATCGCAGAGACACTACGAAAGGTTTGGTAA
- the galK gene encoding galactokinase produces the protein MATTHWATTRTEEQLVNDAKTLFTSTYDEEPTGVWAAPGRVNLIGDHVDYAEGICLPFALEQLTAIAAAGRNDHVVNIITVMPGQDEPQRLSMSLEEVGKGNPATWAGYVVGVIWALNSSNALVCKTGMDIAVVSDVPVGSGLSSSAALECSTALAAVDVKGSSFRKMAMYPVMVEATMRAENDVVGASTGGLDQRTSFYGKKNQALEIDFLYDEFTYVPCNFADHGLAVLVADTNAPHRLIDGQYGSRRGLIDEVTAVLRKEDSTFRDFTVEQVLELLAKTSECSDHDLYRRRVGHVISETQRTQHAVSCLRDGDFSKFGKLMTESHASLRDDYAVVTPELDCAVNAALSAGALGARMTGGGFGGSIIALVKKENMESTAQSIAEAAEARGFEAPTFLEARPSHGARRLA, from the coding sequence ATGGCTACCACCCACTGGGCGACAACCCGTACGGAAGAGCAGCTTGTTAACGACGCAAAGACGCTGTTTACCTCGACCTATGATGAGGAACCCACAGGTGTGTGGGCTGCTCCTGGGCGCGTGAATCTCATCGGGGATCACGTCGACTACGCCGAGGGTATTTGCCTTCCGTTCGCCCTTGAACAGCTCACAGCAATCGCTGCTGCTGGTCGCAATGACCACGTGGTAAACATCATCACTGTCATGCCCGGGCAAGATGAACCCCAGCGCTTGTCGATGTCCCTGGAGGAAGTAGGCAAGGGGAATCCGGCTACCTGGGCGGGCTACGTTGTCGGAGTCATTTGGGCGCTGAATTCCTCTAATGCTCTCGTTTGTAAGACGGGGATGGATATCGCAGTGGTATCCGACGTTCCCGTCGGTTCGGGGCTTTCCTCGTCAGCCGCACTCGAGTGTTCGACGGCGCTCGCTGCCGTAGACGTTAAAGGTTCATCGTTTAGAAAGATGGCGATGTACCCGGTAATGGTGGAAGCCACGATGCGTGCGGAAAACGATGTTGTTGGTGCTTCAACGGGCGGCCTTGACCAGCGGACGAGCTTCTATGGGAAGAAAAACCAAGCGCTAGAGATAGATTTCCTCTACGACGAGTTCACCTATGTCCCCTGCAACTTCGCCGATCACGGGCTAGCCGTGCTGGTGGCGGATACCAACGCTCCGCACCGGCTTATCGACGGCCAATACGGTTCGCGACGCGGACTCATCGATGAAGTTACCGCAGTCCTGCGCAAGGAGGACTCTACTTTCCGTGACTTTACAGTGGAACAAGTACTGGAGCTTCTTGCAAAAACATCGGAGTGCAGCGATCACGATCTCTATCGGCGACGGGTTGGGCACGTCATCAGCGAAACTCAACGTACACAACACGCTGTCAGCTGCCTGCGTGACGGCGACTTTTCCAAATTCGGCAAGCTCATGACTGAATCCCATGCTTCCCTTCGAGACGACTACGCAGTAGTGACGCCGGAGCTGGATTGCGCCGTTAATGCCGCACTTTCTGCGGGCGCGCTGGGTGCTCGAATGACAGGCGGTGGCTTCGGAGGTTCAATCATTGCATTGGTAAAAAAGGAAAATATGGAATCGACGGCGCAGTCGATTGCCGAAGCGGCAGAAGCGCGAGGCTTTGAAGCTCCCACATTTTTGGAGGCACGGCCAAGCCACGGTGCTCGACGGCTTGCTTAA